One window of the Runella slithyformis DSM 19594 genome contains the following:
- a CDS encoding transcriptional regulator: protein MPFSKITLLFWGLLPAFSVTAQSKDFYLQDIKTDIPLPVEAGKNVLKLFQSKNQRICVTSTGIFGYKEGKWTRQKQATDCRTAALDADGNVWLASARTIDGKKNIGQPPLSAKDTILTLFWENTNRLYVGTTNGLFVWDGKWRASAEIRETRVNSIANDARGNVYVATNRGLWCRQKDRWNNLDESLMAVGNQETYYALTAHRNGEDIIFSSPWSVSCISGDGNHWVLKGTDGLPYGPVTVIKPFEGGLWMGTQKGAIKKDTHWHYYHGKRWLPDHQVNDILVIDSLTVWIATPQGIAQIKRQSMTLEEKADIIEKTIALRHNRRGLVNHSKLKVSGDISSSYSDNEDNDGLWTACYLIAECFRYASTGDTAAKNSAVRTFDALERLETVTGMSGYPARSYAAATDPITPSRSPHPKVWHPSPDGKWQWLDDTSSDEITGHLFALPLFFDLVADAEQKERVRQLIRRIVTHIVDNNYHLIDFDGKPTRWGIWHPDSLNHSPNWMYERGLNSLQILSFLKTASYFTGDEKFEKHYQYLVNQHGYAQNALQAKVFGPFETSHSDDILNFFPYYGLLKYTQGDPNREIYLKSLERSWKAVRSDHMPVWNVISSVLLSKNCDLDIALEEIQQFPLDLINWRMENSHRWDIPKDPLISRFKRLQSTKPIPTPESGVSRWNTNPKEFDAGDGGKTEDSGSYFLFAYWMGRYHGFWK, encoded by the coding sequence ATGCCTTTCTCTAAAATCACCTTACTCTTTTGGGGTCTCCTGCCTGCATTTTCGGTTACAGCCCAATCGAAAGATTTCTATTTACAGGACATTAAAACCGACATCCCCCTTCCTGTCGAAGCGGGCAAAAACGTACTAAAACTGTTTCAGTCAAAAAATCAACGCATTTGTGTGACCTCAACGGGGATTTTTGGATACAAAGAAGGAAAATGGACCAGACAAAAACAGGCCACCGACTGTCGTACGGCTGCTCTTGACGCTGACGGTAATGTATGGCTTGCCTCTGCAAGAACTATTGACGGGAAAAAAAATATCGGACAACCGCCGCTGTCTGCGAAAGATACCATTCTGACCCTTTTCTGGGAAAATACCAACAGGTTGTACGTGGGAACCACCAACGGCTTATTCGTTTGGGATGGTAAGTGGCGTGCTTCGGCCGAAATCAGAGAAACTCGGGTGAACAGTATTGCCAATGACGCCCGTGGGAATGTCTATGTAGCCACGAACCGCGGACTTTGGTGTCGCCAAAAAGACCGTTGGAACAATCTGGATGAATCTCTCATGGCCGTGGGAAACCAAGAAACCTATTATGCCCTCACCGCCCACCGAAACGGGGAAGACATAATTTTCAGTAGCCCTTGGTCAGTCAGCTGCATTTCCGGCGACGGCAACCATTGGGTGTTGAAGGGGACGGATGGATTGCCTTACGGTCCGGTTACGGTCATAAAGCCTTTTGAGGGCGGCCTTTGGATGGGGACCCAAAAAGGAGCGATAAAAAAAGATACCCATTGGCACTATTATCACGGCAAACGCTGGTTGCCCGATCATCAAGTCAACGACATCTTAGTCATTGATTCTTTGACGGTTTGGATTGCTACACCGCAGGGGATTGCGCAAATCAAACGGCAGTCTATGACCTTGGAGGAAAAAGCCGACATTATTGAAAAGACCATTGCGCTGCGTCACAATCGCCGTGGATTGGTGAATCATTCCAAATTAAAAGTATCCGGTGATATTTCGAGCAGTTATTCCGACAATGAAGATAACGATGGGTTGTGGACGGCCTGTTATTTGATAGCGGAGTGTTTTCGCTATGCATCTACGGGCGATACCGCCGCCAAAAACAGTGCCGTTCGCACCTTTGATGCCTTGGAGCGATTAGAAACCGTCACCGGCATGTCGGGCTATCCGGCGCGCTCGTATGCGGCGGCTACTGACCCCATTACTCCCTCCCGATCTCCGCATCCTAAAGTATGGCATCCTTCTCCCGACGGGAAGTGGCAATGGCTGGACGATACCAGTTCGGACGAAATTACGGGGCATTTGTTTGCTCTTCCGCTGTTTTTTGATTTGGTGGCAGATGCCGAACAAAAAGAACGCGTTCGCCAATTGATCAGGCGCATTGTCACGCATATCGTCGACAACAACTATCATCTAATTGATTTTGATGGAAAGCCCACCCGCTGGGGTATCTGGCATCCTGACTCGTTGAATCATTCGCCCAATTGGATGTACGAACGCGGGTTGAATTCGCTGCAAATTCTTTCTTTTCTGAAAACGGCATCTTATTTTACGGGAGACGAAAAGTTTGAAAAGCATTATCAATATTTAGTCAATCAGCACGGATACGCCCAAAACGCGCTGCAAGCCAAGGTTTTCGGGCCTTTTGAAACGAGTCATTCTGATGATATTCTCAACTTCTTTCCTTACTATGGCCTTTTAAAATACACCCAAGGAGACCCCAACCGGGAAATCTATTTGAAAAGCCTTGAGCGAAGTTGGAAAGCGGTTCGCTCTGACCACATGCCCGTTTGGAACGTGATAAGCAGCGTTTTGCTGAGTAAAAACTGTGATTTAGACATTGCCTTGGAAGAAATTCAGCAATTTCCCCTTGACTTGATCAATTGGCGCATGGAAAACAGCCATCGTTGGGATATACCCAAAGACCCCCTAATCAGCAGATTTAAAAGACTTCAATCGACCAAACCCATTCCCACCCCCGAAAGCGG
- a CDS encoding PepSY-associated TM helix domain-containing protein — protein sequence MSFKKIIGLLHLWLGLASGSVVFVVSLTGCLYAFQQEIQDALQDFRFVKQENKAILPPSAFEAVARQTLPKAHLHAINYPAKGRSVEAIFYGFEPEEHYYVIYHNPYTAEVIHVQNMNETFFRWVLDGHYYLWLPPDVGQPITSYATLIFVFLLITGIILWWPKNKAAAKQRFWFRWKDATQWKRKNYDLHSILGFYSSLLLLIIAVTGIFFGIQWFTSLVYKATGGEKALLFTEPVSQKSIAVDFKKPATDLIWEKMKAEHPDAVSIEVHAIESDSSAIGANVNTREGVYWSIDYRYFDQYTLKELPVSHVYGRLNEANVADKLIRMTYDIHTGGLFGFAGKVLAFLLSLVATSLPVTGFLVWWGRRAKVRRRSDGLARTVKRSKANRQSYQA from the coding sequence ATGAGCTTTAAAAAAATCATCGGACTCCTCCACCTCTGGCTCGGACTCGCGTCCGGGTCGGTGGTGTTTGTGGTGAGCCTAACGGGCTGTCTGTATGCATTTCAGCAGGAAATTCAGGACGCATTGCAGGATTTTCGATTTGTAAAACAGGAAAACAAAGCCATTCTGCCACCCTCGGCGTTTGAAGCGGTGGCTCGACAAACGCTGCCGAAAGCGCATCTGCACGCCATCAATTATCCTGCTAAAGGGCGCAGTGTGGAGGCTATTTTCTACGGTTTTGAGCCGGAAGAGCATTATTATGTGATTTACCATAATCCCTATACGGCCGAGGTGATTCATGTGCAGAATATGAATGAAACCTTCTTTCGTTGGGTACTTGACGGCCATTATTATTTGTGGTTGCCGCCCGACGTCGGTCAGCCGATTACGTCGTATGCTACCCTGATTTTTGTGTTTTTGCTCATTACGGGTATCATTCTTTGGTGGCCTAAAAACAAAGCCGCCGCCAAACAGCGCTTTTGGTTTCGCTGGAAAGATGCGACGCAATGGAAGCGCAAAAACTACGATTTGCACTCTATTTTAGGTTTCTACAGCTCGTTGTTGCTGCTGATTATTGCCGTTACGGGTATTTTTTTCGGGATTCAGTGGTTTACGTCTCTGGTGTATAAAGCTACGGGGGGCGAAAAGGCCCTTTTGTTCACCGAGCCTGTTTCGCAGAAATCCATCGCGGTCGATTTTAAGAAGCCGGCAACCGATTTGATTTGGGAAAAAATGAAAGCCGAGCACCCCGACGCGGTTTCGATCGAAGTACATGCGATTGAGTCGGATTCATCGGCCATCGGAGCCAATGTAAATACCCGGGAAGGGGTCTATTGGAGTATTGACTATCGGTATTTTGATCAATATACTCTGAAAGAACTCCCGGTCAGCCACGTGTACGGCCGATTAAACGAGGCAAATGTTGCCGATAAATTAATCCGAATGACCTACGACATTCATACGGGCGGCCTCTTTGGTTTTGCCGGCAAAGTATTGGCCTTTCTGCTCTCGTTGGTGGCGACAAGCTTGCCGGTGACGGGTTTTTTGGTTTGGTGGGGTCGCCGCGCCAAGGTCAGACGTCGGTCAGACGGGCTTGCCCGGACCGTCAAACGAAGTAAGGCTAACCGGCAGTCATATCAGGCCTGA
- a CDS encoding DUF6607 family protein, with protein MKKNLLIALFSTMYLAGYGQKSKDIEAIKGQCGCFDITFKYAETFSPDTSYKFHGRELAYGREYIVAVEESADKIVLEHLLVIKDTMIIKHWREDWTYQNPHLLTYHMTNDFRYLKVKNKNFQQGWTQSVYGTQDEPRYSGYGEWAHVNGKSVWESRADAALPRREYSTRNDYNVLSRGNRIHVTNKGYLHEQDNDKLKREEGKPDVLLANEKGLNDYVRIDMAKCEAAQKWWTANQSFWKEVRAAWQEVEDSHRSFRIKDTIDDQRLGSYIYDLEKNKDLPVSEVKGKMKAILDKFILWKTGI; from the coding sequence ATGAAAAAGAACCTGTTAATTGCACTTTTCAGTACAATGTATTTAGCCGGCTATGGCCAAAAGTCAAAAGATATCGAAGCCATTAAAGGACAATGCGGCTGTTTTGACATTACGTTCAAATACGCCGAAACCTTTTCTCCCGATACGTCTTACAAATTCCATGGCCGTGAATTGGCCTACGGTCGAGAGTATATAGTTGCCGTTGAAGAATCGGCCGATAAAATTGTGTTGGAACACTTGCTTGTGATCAAAGATACCATGATTATTAAACATTGGAGAGAAGATTGGACCTACCAAAATCCCCACTTGCTCACTTATCACATGACCAATGATTTCAGGTACCTGAAGGTAAAAAATAAGAATTTCCAACAGGGCTGGACCCAAAGCGTGTATGGAACCCAAGACGAACCTCGGTACTCAGGCTATGGCGAATGGGCGCACGTCAACGGCAAATCAGTATGGGAATCTCGTGCTGATGCTGCGCTGCCAAGACGCGAATACTCAACCCGAAACGATTACAATGTGCTGAGTCGCGGGAATCGTATCCATGTCACCAACAAAGGCTATCTGCACGAGCAGGACAATGACAAACTCAAACGCGAAGAAGGAAAACCCGATGTGCTGCTTGCCAATGAAAAAGGACTGAATGATTACGTCCGCATTGACATGGCAAAGTGTGAAGCAGCCCAAAAATGGTGGACTGCCAACCAAAGCTTTTGGAAAGAAGTAAGAGCTGCTTGGCAAGAGGTAGAAGATTCGCACAGGAGCTTCAGGATAAAAGACACAATAGATGACCAACGCCTCGGAAGCTACATTTACGATTTGGAAAAGAACAAAGACCTCCCGGTGAGCGAAGTCAAAGGGAAGATGAAAGCCATTTTAGATAAGTTTATCCTTTGGAAAACAGGTATTTAA